A single window of Neospora caninum Liverpool complete genome, chromosome XII DNA harbors:
- a CDS encoding putative actin: MLKSSGGFEEVIANQPLVIDNGSGIIKAGFAGEDTPKCVFPAFVGRPKFQRVMAGAIEGDVFVGTKAEQLRGLLKLSYPMCHGMVDDWLDMELVWTHVFSEMKINSEEHPVLLTESALNPRRQREKAAEIFFETFNSPAMFVSAQPILALYSSGRTTGVVLDSGDGVTHAVPVYEGFSLSHAIMRSDVAGRDITDYLALLLRRAGHIFHTSAEMEVVRSIKESACYIAFNPQKEEAQGFDKTGGGYPFQLPDGVQIQIASERYRAPEILFHPSLIGLEYAGMHELLVTSVSRCDLDLRRMLYSQIVLAGGSTMFHGFGDRLLNEVRKLAPKDIKIRISAPPERKFSTWIGGSILASLATFKKMWVSKQSRYFSVRLGGHLGPSRALKE; encoded by the exons ATGTTGAAAAGCAGCGGCGGATTCGAGGAGGTCATCGCCAACCAGCCGTTGGTGATCGACAATGGGTCAGGAATCATCAAAGCGGGGTTCGCCGGCGAAGATACCCCAAAATGCGTCTTTCCTGCCTT CGTCGGCCGACCCAAGTTTCAGCGCGTGATGGCCGGCGCCATTGAGGGCGACGTCTTCGTGGGAACAAAGGCC GAGCAGCTGCGAGGTCTTCTGAAACTGAGTTACCCCATGTGCCATGGCATGGTGGACGACTGGCTCGACATGGAACTTGTTTGGACTCACGTCTTCTCTGAAATGAAAATCAACTCTGAAGAA CATCCCGTACTGCTGACCGAAAGCGCGTTGAATCCTCGGCGAcaacgcgagaaggcggcagagatTTTCTTCGAAACCTTCAACTCGCCGGCCATGTTTGTTTCTGCACAGCCCATTCTGGCCCT GTACTCAAGTGGGCGGACCACAGGTGTTGTTCTCGACAGTGGGGACGGCGTGACCCACGCTGTGCCTGTCTACGAAgggttttccctctcgcatGCCATCATGCGCTCGGACGTGGCTGGCCGAGATATCACGGACTacctcgcgcttctcctcaGACGCGCAGGACACATCTTCCACACTTCT GCGGAGATGGAGGTCGTTCGGAGCATCAAGGAGAGCGCGTGCTACATCGCCTTCAATCctcagaaagaagaagcccAGGGATTCGACAAAACCGGAGGCGGGTATCCCTTCCAGCTCCCCGACGGTGTGCAGATCCAG ATCGCATCCGAACGCTACCGAGCACCGGAGATCCTCTTCCACCCGTCTCTGATTGGCCTGGAGTATGCAG GCATGCACGAGCTCCTAGTTACATCAGTCAGTCGATGCGACTTGGACCTCAGGAGAATGCTGTACTCTCAAATTGTCCTCGCCGGAGGCTCGACGATGTTTCACGGCTTTGGAGACCGCCTGCTGAATGAAGTCCGAAAATTGGCGCCCAAGGATATCAAG ATTCGAATCTCTGCCCCTCCCGAGCGAAAGTTTTCCACTTGGATCGGAGGCTCCATCCTCGCATCGCTGGCCACCTTCAAGAAGATGTGGGTCTCCAAGCAG tcGCGATACTTCAGTGTGCGACTCGGTGGGCATCTCGGCCCCTCGAGGGCCCTAAAAGAATGA
- a CDS encoding Contig An16c0190, complete genome. (Precursor), related, whose product MATKASLFQDIEEAPADPILGLETAFRADTDPRKINLGIGAYRTDDGKPYVFRCVRQIEQEMAADPNLYKEYLPIDGLAELKKQTQELLFGEDSPAIAEDRICSTQVLSGTGGLRVAGEFIRYFLPKCKTVYMSEPTWPNHPNIFKKAGLEVATYPYWNPATRGVDFDGMKKTLEAAPPYSVVLLHACAHNPTGVDLNEAQWREVLDLCKRNELVPMIDNAYQGYASGDLERDGFSSRLFCNEGNMEMFVCQSFAKSLGLYGERIGMLHIVCASAERAKVVLSQVKKIIRPMYSSPPLHGARIVARVLGEPKMKQEWTAELQELAGRIQSVRRALRSGLEAKGTPGTWNHITDQIGMFSYTGLSRDQAERMTKHWHVYMMGNGRISLAGLNQSNLPYVIEAIDDVVRTVPASQSNM is encoded by the exons ATGGCGACAAAGGCCTCCCTGTTCCAGGATATCGAGGAGGCTCCAGCAGACCCTATTCTGGGACTCGAAACTGCTTTCCGAGCCGACACCGACCCCAGAAAAATCAACCTCGGAATCGGCGCCTACCGCACTGACGATGGAAAACCCTACGTTTTCAG ATGTGTGCGGCAAATTGAGCAGGAGATGGCTGCAGACCCGAATCTGTATAAGGAGTACCTTCCTATTGATGGTCTTGCAGAACTAAAGAAG CAAACGCAGGAGCTCCTCTTTGGAGAGGACAGTCCCGCAATTGCGGAAGACCGCATCTGCTCGACGCAAGTTCTGTCGGGTACAGGAGGCCTCCGCGTTGCTGGCGAGTTTATTCGATATTTCCTGCCGAAATGCAAA ACCGTTTACATGAGCGAGCCGACTTGGCCAAACCACCCGAACATCTTCAAGAAGGCAGGCCTGGAAGTCGCAACCTACCCTTACTGGAATCCG GCGACTCGCGGCGTGGATTTTGATgggatgaagaagacgctcGAGGCTGCGCCTCCCTACTCTGTCGTCCTCCTTCATGCTTGCGCCCACAATCCAACAG GTGTAGACCTGAATGAGGCTCAGTGGAGAGAAGTCCTTGACCTGTGCAAACGCAACGAGTTGGTGCCGATGATCGATAATGCCTACCAAGGCTACGCCAGCGGCGATCTCGAGCGTGACGGCTTCAGCTCGCGTCTGTTTTGCAACGAGGGCAACATGGAGATGTTTGTTTGCCAGTCCTTCGCAAAGAGCTTGGGTCTGTATGGCGAGCGCATCGGCATGCTGCACATT GTGTGTGCGAGCGCAGAACGGGCAAAGGTTGTTTTGAGCCAAGTGAAAAAAATCATTCGGCCCATGTACAGCAGCCCACCCCTGCATGGCGCGCGAATCGTCGCGCGCGTTCTTGGCGAGCCGAAAATGAAGCAGGAGTGGACCGCGGAGCTGCAAGAGCTGGCGGGGCGCATCCAGAGCGTCCGCCGCGCTTTGCGCAGCGGCCTGGAAGCGAAGGGAACTCCAGGAACGTGGAACCACATCACAGACCAAATTGGAATGTTCTCCTACACCGGTCTTTCCC GAGACCAAGCAGAACGGATGACAAAGCACTGGCATGTGTACATGATGGGCAATGGCCGCATCAGTCTG GCGGGTCTCAACCAATCGAATCTGCCGTATGTGATCGAGGCGATCGACGACGTCGTGCGCACAGTCCCGGCGAGCCAATCGAATATGTAG
- a CDS encoding putative EF hand domain-containing protein, with protein sequence MGNTGSSQAPVWAAPSSITASTSPLGVLRRLTTSSAVNCIGRYRSQSQTLHIFDSGSLEDLCDDLASECKQFADPAFRHHLIALFTGTNDRRSHALPHEASAVSRGSAASAAGASTVTAPFQDANDAADGNQEGEELPRIQVDSLAVFASLLFLSDGALVEKMEHCIRLLCWTQEPQVDPASVFLLLAALARGVALLKEDAPPSVLLIGEVLSRLEKRATVITASAKFSIETNGTDQQSGDAQTSSQPFLIRPAATVASAGPHSPVFFAGLPSVVVEGLHKLDGVVWAAESVWESLADDAAVRAYHDRVTQVFFSEQIDERLVTLSTNFKRLLQRVCNPEAYRAEQRSGGAATQQARHGGTRSSRMSKSSAAAGWGTAHDLTPLSWRQVNVLLRCCGSKAVTALLLDEMQFEASMACHEVGICWKKWADEPLREAFDEDEVSAEVLGTPAESSSPPLSSTGTKTASGSAGGSAAPAGSLASPSTGNARKPASAPASTEAPSDTDGATHPAVASSGGKLTSPDTAAGSAGSPPSGNGDGGETVEGTGGGDRVTFAKPAWKFVASSGPFVWSDDLQMFFTPLLAFSAIDCHGEGVISSRHLDLLLSFLKQLDPVHGGFYSRLEKVLSADTRALFSIPSDVPDPFTQLRAELSPEKQQIRLLRFGITMAVCAAIQDRRQHETSLNNRFRRFDVDKSGFILTADMQLLLTEMIRKATEIDDASTAVEQALQNVVDKYMNLFVGPTVERVDYATFLSAYDRVRKTSLKLREEIMELAAVFEPEPARRQSRARPELKVRQSSSSTRIRASLLRKNSRANKGSSRSVIGDDSIRNLFSKK encoded by the exons ATGGGCAACACCGGGAGCAGCCAAGCCCCCGTATGGGCGGCGCCAAGTAGTATAACCGCCTCGACGAGTCCGCTCGGAGTCCTGCGGCGTCTGACGACATCGAGTGCTGTAAACTGCATCGGGCGATACCGGTCTCAGTCGCAGACTCTGCACATTTTCGACTCCGGTTCGCTGGAAGATCTCTGCGATGACCTCGCGTCTGAGTGCAAACAGTTTGCAGACCCCGCGTTTCGCCACCACCTCATTGCACTTTTCACGGGCACCAACGACCGGCGTTCACACGCTCTGCCGCACGAAGCGAGCGCCGTTTCGCGCGGctcggccgcctcggccgcagGAGCTTCGACCGTCACTGCGCCGTTTCAAGATGCCAATGACGCAGCAGACGGCAACCAAGAGGGTGAGGAGCTCCCCCGCATTCAGGTGGACAGTCTCGCAgtgttcgcctctctgctgttcctGTCTGACGGGGCACTTGTCGAGAAGATGGAGCACTGCATCCGACTGCTCTGCTGGACTCAAGAGCCGCAAGTCGACCCTGCTTCCGTATTTCTCCTTTTGGCGGCTCTTGCCCGCGGCGTTGCGCTGCTGAAGGAGGATGCGCCTCCATCTGTGCTGCTGATCGGCGAGGTGCTGTCTCGTCTTGAAAAGCGTGCAACGGTCATCACGGCCTCAGCCAAGTTCTCGATCGAAACAAACGGGACGGACCAAcagagcggcgacgcgcaaACCTCGAGTCAGCCGTTCCTCATCCGACCCGCAGCGACGGTGGCCTCGGCGGGGCCCCATTCACCGGTGTTTTTCGCGGGGCTGCCTTCTGTCGTCGTTGAAGGGCTTCACAAGTTAGACGGAGTGGTCTGGGCAGCCGAGAGCGTTTGGGAGTCGCTCGCTGACGATGCCGCTGTGCGAGCGTACCACGACCGGGTAACCCAAGTTTTTTTCTCTGAGCAAATCGACGAACGGCTCGTGACCTTATCGACGAACTTCAAACGCTTGCTGCAGCGCGTGTGCAATCCGGAAGCCTACCGCGCCGAGCAAAGGtccggaggcgccgcgacgcaGCAAGCGCGACATGGCGGAACGCGGTCCTCCAGGATGTCGAAATCGAGCGCAGCCGCAGGATGGGGAACGGCACACGACCTCACGCCTCTGAGCTGGAGACAAGTGAACGTGCTCTTGAGATGTTGCGGCTCGAAAGCCGTCACTGCCCTCCTCCTCGACGAAATGCAGTTCGAGGCGAGCATGGCATGTCACGAGGTGGGTATCTGCTGGAAAAAGTGGGCAGACGAACCCCTTCGAGAAGCCTTCGACGAAGATGAAGTAAGTGCAGAAGTCCTGGGAACACCGGCTGagtcctcgtcgccgccccTCAGCTCGACAGGGACCAAAACAGCATCCGGGTCCGCTGGAGGATCTGCCGCGCCTGCTGGAAGTCTCGCATCCCCTTCAACTGGGAACGCCCGCAAACCTGCGTCAGCCCCGGCCTCAACAGAGGCGCCTTCCGACACGGATGGCGCGACGCATCCTGCCGTCGCTTCGTCCGGCGGAAAGTTGACATCACCAGACACTGCAGCAGGCAGCGCCGGTAGCCCACCCTCGGGGAACGGGGACGGTGGAGAAACTGTTGAGGGAACTGGAGGGGGCGACCGAGTCACTTTTGCCAAACCGGCATGGAAGTTTGTGGCGAGCAGCGGTCCTTTTGTGTGGTCAGACGATCTGCAAATGTTTTTCACGCCGCTGCTTGCTTTCTCCGCCATTGATTGCCACGGTGAAGGGGTTATTTCGTCTCGTCACCTGGACTTGTTGCTAAGTTTTCTCAAGCAACTCGACCCTGTCCACGGAGGCTTCTACAGCCGCCTCGAGAAGGTTCTCTCTGCGGACACAAGGGCGCTCTTCAGCATTCCGTCGGATGTACCCGATCCGTTCACGCAGCTGAGAGCTGAACTGTCTCCCGAAAAGCAACAAATAAGACTCCTCAGATTCGGGATAACCATGGCCGTCTGTGCGGCGATCCAAGACCGGCGGCAGCACGAAACAAGCTTGAACAATCGTTTTAGACGCTTCGACGTGGACAAATCCGGATTCATCCTCACGGCCGACATGCAGCTCCTCCTTACGGAGATGATccggaaagcgacagagatcGACGACGCCTCAACCGCGGTAGAACAAGCTTTACAAAATGTTGTAGACAAATACATGAATCTCTTTGTCGGCCCGA CTGTAGAACGAGTCGACTACGCCACATTCCTCAGCGCTTACGACAGAGTGCGGAAAACCTCATTGAAGCTGCGGGAGGAGATCATGGAACTTGCTGCTGTTTTTGAGCCGGAGCCAGCTCGAAGACAGTCCAGAGCGAGACCCGAACTCAAAGTTCGCCAGTCTTCGTCTTCGACAAGAA TCCGCGCATCGCTGCTGCGCAAAAACAGCCGCGCGAACAAGGGGAGCAGCAGGAGCGTCATAGGTGACGACAGCATCAGGAATCTTTTCAGCAAAAAATAA